One region of Skermanella mucosa genomic DNA includes:
- a CDS encoding Hsp20 family protein, translating to MRTYDLSPLFRSSVGFDRMTRVLESALKVDDSALSYPPYNIEKLSDDSYRITMAVAGFGAEDLEITSQENLLVITGKTKNDAENGQYLYRGIAGRAFERRFQLADHIKVTGANLANGLLNVELVREIPEAMKPRTIKIASAAPSQVLEHKQSDQQQAA from the coding sequence ATGCGCACCTATGATCTGTCGCCGTTGTTCCGTTCGTCCGTCGGCTTCGACCGCATGACCCGTGTCCTGGAGTCCGCGCTCAAGGTCGATGACTCAGCCCTGTCCTATCCTCCGTACAACATCGAGAAGCTGTCCGATGACTCCTACCGCATCACGATGGCGGTCGCCGGCTTCGGTGCGGAAGATCTGGAGATCACTTCGCAGGAAAATCTGCTTGTGATCACTGGTAAAACTAAGAATGACGCGGAAAACGGCCAATACCTCTATCGCGGTATCGCGGGACGGGCATTCGAGCGCCGCTTCCAGCTAGCCGACCACATCAAAGTGACTGGCGCCAATTTGGCGAACGGTCTCCTGAATGTGGAACTCGTCCGCGAGATCCCGGAGGCGATGAAGCCCCGCACGATCAAGATCGCTTCGGCGGCTCCGTCCCAGGTGCTGGAGCACAAGCAGTCTGATCAGCAGCAGGCCGCGTAA
- a CDS encoding PAS domain-containing protein yields the protein MSIAQAVTAQLERFYSEPSVANPVAAAGICDGFSWNLSSYYPGDQRLWCMYELWLRHQHTHDHLPVWSLDIVPELGPWLPDMFEVKFTDAGACLSRFGSGLVRTFGVDLSGRHLGGGLLGPGSERLESDCQKVRATGQVIWSDDELRRRGAAPVVCERLLLPFADAEGRVSRVVGCLFLQGLGLAPGWLGTITRFITVRSTMLD from the coding sequence ATGTCCATTGCGCAAGCCGTTACGGCTCAGTTGGAGCGGTTCTACAGCGAACCTTCCGTCGCCAACCCCGTGGCGGCCGCCGGGATCTGCGACGGCTTCTCCTGGAACCTCAGCAGCTACTATCCGGGCGACCAGCGCCTCTGGTGCATGTACGAGCTTTGGTTGCGCCACCAGCACACGCACGATCATCTGCCGGTCTGGTCGCTCGACATCGTGCCGGAACTGGGTCCCTGGCTGCCCGACATGTTCGAGGTCAAGTTCACCGACGCCGGAGCCTGCCTCAGCCGCTTCGGAAGCGGCCTTGTCAGGACTTTCGGGGTGGACCTCTCCGGTCGCCATCTGGGCGGCGGCCTCCTGGGACCGGGAAGCGAACGCCTTGAGAGCGATTGCCAGAAGGTCCGCGCGACCGGGCAGGTCATCTGGTCCGACGACGAGTTGCGCCGGCGGGGTGCCGCGCCGGTGGTCTGCGAGCGGCTGTTGCTTCCCTTCGCGGACGCGGAGGGACGGGTCTCGCGGGTGGTCGGCTGCCTGTTCCTCCAAGGGCTTGGCCTCGCCCCCGGCTGGCTCGGCACCATCACCCGATTCATCACCGTCAGGAGCACCATGCTGGACTGA
- the rpmE gene encoding 50S ribosomal protein L31, giving the protein MKKDIHPDYHEINVVMTDGSSFQTRSTWGKAGDTLRLDIDPKSHPAWTGVQKLLDTGGQIAKFNKRFGSFGLKK; this is encoded by the coding sequence ATGAAGAAAGACATCCATCCGGACTATCACGAGATCAACGTCGTCATGACCGACGGAAGCTCGTTCCAGACCCGGAGCACGTGGGGTAAGGCTGGCGACACGCTGCGCCTGGACATCGATCCGAAGTCGCATCCGGCTTGGACTGGCGTTCAGAAGCTGCTCGACACCGGCGGCCAGATCGCGAAGTTCAACAAGCGCTTCGGCAGCTTCGGCCTGAAGAAGTAA
- a CDS encoding RrF2 family transcriptional regulator: MLSQKAKYALRALLMLAERPDDDLVMIADIAERENVPRKFLEAILLDLRKRGLLDSRRGKNGGYRLAKPAAAISFGEVIRIVDGPLAPLPCASRSSFRPCEDCTDAETCSVRWLMQRVRDATADILDNCSLEDGLKHRRATGTLPGEESVASPA; this comes from the coding sequence ATGCTTTCCCAGAAAGCCAAGTACGCTCTCCGCGCCCTCCTGATGCTGGCGGAGCGCCCCGACGACGACTTGGTCATGATCGCCGACATCGCCGAACGGGAGAACGTTCCGCGCAAGTTCCTGGAAGCGATCCTGCTGGACCTGCGCAAGCGCGGACTGCTGGACAGCCGCCGGGGCAAGAACGGCGGCTATCGCCTGGCCAAGCCGGCGGCCGCGATCTCCTTCGGCGAGGTCATCCGGATCGTGGACGGCCCGTTGGCGCCCCTGCCCTGCGCCAGCCGGAGCAGTTTCCGCCCCTGCGAGGACTGCACCGACGCGGAGACCTGCTCGGTCCGCTGGCTGATGCAGCGGGTCAGGGACGCCACGGCGGACATCCTGGACAACTGCTCGCTGGAAGACGGGCTGAAGCACCGGCGGGCGACCGGGACGCTGCCGGGCGAGGAGTCGGTCGCCTCTCCCGCCTGA
- a CDS encoding ABC transporter transmembrane domain-containing protein, with translation MVFRENNNAEAAPKQASPQRRDLGPLRQLIPFLKPYRLAIAGAVVALVVAAGTVLGLGAGLRALVDQGFAAGNSRLLDQALLVMLGVIFILAASTFGRFYLVSWIGERVVADLRRAVFDHVVRLSPAFFESTRTGEILSRLTTDTTVLQVVVGSTVSIALRNLLLLAGGSVMLVITSPKLTGLVFLVVPLVVVPIIVFGRRVRKLSRESQDRVADVGSFVDETLGAIRTVQAYGHEDAERRNFGGRVEEAFAVAVRRVRVRAILTVIVIVMVFGAIGTILWVGGHDVLAGRLTGGDLSAFVFYAVVVAGSVGAISEVIGDLQRAAGATERLFDLMATVPEITAPADPVPLPVPVRGAVGFDAVRFHYPSRPDDAALNDFSLSVEPGETVALVGPSGAGKTTVFQLLLRFYDPREGRVLVDGVDVRTADPAEVRARIGLVPQDPVIFSTSALENIRYGRLDASDDEVRAAAEAAHALEFLDQLPEGLNTYLGERGVRLSGGQRQRVAIARAILRNPPILLLDEATSALDAESERVVQAALERLMENRTTLIIAHRLSTVLNADRIAVMEGGRLVATGGHADLIRQGGLYARLASLQFDLREDDGQSLALRGVAE, from the coding sequence CTGGTGTTTCGAGAAAATAACAACGCTGAGGCCGCGCCCAAGCAGGCGTCCCCCCAGCGCCGTGACCTCGGCCCGCTGCGCCAGCTCATCCCGTTCCTGAAACCGTACCGCCTGGCGATCGCCGGCGCCGTGGTGGCGCTGGTCGTCGCGGCCGGCACGGTTCTGGGGCTGGGCGCCGGCCTGCGCGCGCTGGTCGACCAGGGATTCGCCGCCGGAAACTCCCGGCTGCTGGACCAGGCGCTGCTGGTCATGCTGGGCGTCATCTTCATCCTGGCGGCCTCGACCTTCGGGCGGTTCTACTTGGTCTCCTGGATCGGCGAGCGGGTCGTCGCCGACCTGCGGCGGGCGGTGTTCGACCATGTGGTCAGGCTGAGCCCCGCCTTCTTCGAATCCACCCGCACGGGCGAGATCCTGTCGCGGCTGACCACCGACACCACGGTGCTCCAGGTCGTGGTCGGCTCCACCGTGTCGATCGCGCTGCGGAACCTTCTGCTGCTGGCCGGCGGATCGGTGATGCTGGTGATCACCAGCCCCAAGCTGACCGGCCTCGTCTTCCTGGTCGTGCCGCTGGTGGTGGTCCCGATCATCGTGTTCGGCCGCCGGGTGCGCAAGCTGTCGCGGGAGAGCCAGGACCGCGTCGCGGATGTCGGCTCCTTCGTGGACGAGACGCTGGGCGCCATCCGCACGGTCCAGGCCTATGGGCACGAGGACGCGGAACGGCGCAATTTCGGCGGACGGGTCGAGGAAGCCTTCGCCGTAGCGGTCCGCCGGGTGCGGGTGCGCGCGATCCTGACCGTCATCGTCATCGTGATGGTGTTCGGCGCGATCGGCACCATCCTGTGGGTCGGCGGCCACGACGTGCTGGCCGGCCGCCTGACCGGGGGCGATCTCTCGGCCTTCGTCTTCTACGCGGTCGTGGTCGCCGGTTCGGTCGGCGCGATCAGCGAGGTGATCGGCGACCTCCAGCGGGCGGCCGGCGCCACCGAACGGCTGTTCGACCTGATGGCGACGGTGCCGGAGATCACGGCGCCCGCCGATCCGGTCCCCCTGCCGGTGCCGGTGCGGGGCGCCGTCGGTTTCGACGCGGTCCGCTTCCACTATCCCTCGCGCCCGGACGACGCGGCGCTCAATGATTTCAGCCTGTCCGTCGAGCCGGGCGAGACCGTGGCCCTGGTCGGGCCGAGCGGCGCCGGCAAGACCACGGTCTTCCAGCTCCTGCTGCGCTTCTACGATCCGCGCGAAGGCCGCGTGCTGGTCGACGGCGTCGACGTCAGGACGGCGGACCCCGCGGAGGTCCGCGCCCGGATCGGGCTGGTGCCCCAGGACCCGGTGATCTTCTCCACCAGCGCCCTTGAGAATATCCGCTACGGCCGGCTGGACGCCAGCGACGACGAGGTGCGCGCCGCGGCCGAGGCGGCGCACGCGCTGGAGTTCCTGGATCAGTTGCCGGAGGGGCTGAACACCTATCTGGGCGAGCGGGGCGTCCGGCTGTCGGGCGGCCAGCGCCAGCGCGTCGCCATCGCGCGGGCCATCCTGCGCAATCCGCCGATCCTGCTGCTGGACGAGGCGACGTCGGCCTTGGACGCGGAAAGCGAGCGAGTCGTCCAGGCGGCGCTGGAGCGCCTGATGGAGAACCGGACCACCCTGATCATCGCCCACAGGCTTTCGACCGTGCTGAACGCGGATCGCATCGCCGTGATGGAGGGCGGGCGACTGGTTGCAACCGGGGGTCATGCAGACCTGATCCGCCAGGGAGGTTTGTACGCGCGCCTCGCGTCGCTCCAGTTCGACCTTCGCGAGGATGACGGGCAGTCCCTTGCCTTGCGCGGCGTCGCGGAGTAA
- a CDS encoding LysR family transcriptional regulator, with the protein MKEQIALDRLTGLIAFARAGSMGSYTAAARSLSISPSAVSKSVQRLEQRLGVSLFTRTTRSLTLTPEGRELHQLALKLLHDAEAIEQAAMAAQSEPSGTLRISASFPVGMHVIAPALPAFRKLYPKVTIDLRLNDQIADIIEQGIDVAVRIGELADSRLMSRRLAPHRLCAFASPAYLAARGIPMHPDELEGHDTVNLRYQSTGQAFRWPFRIGERTIEIVPPSGIVVDSSDALVATLAAGGGIGMAATFAAAPLAARGELVPVLPEFAVERHNITALWPESRQTNPAVRAFIDRLQEVFRDRMTAATGSPA; encoded by the coding sequence ATGAAGGAACAAATCGCGCTTGATCGGTTGACCGGCCTGATAGCGTTCGCGCGCGCCGGATCGATGGGCAGCTACACAGCGGCTGCGCGCTCGCTCTCGATCTCCCCCTCGGCCGTCAGCAAGAGCGTGCAGCGGCTTGAGCAGCGTCTGGGCGTGTCTCTCTTCACCCGCACGACCCGCTCGCTGACACTCACGCCGGAGGGCCGTGAACTGCACCAACTCGCGCTGAAACTGCTGCACGATGCGGAAGCGATCGAGCAGGCCGCGATGGCGGCGCAGTCCGAGCCGTCGGGCACCCTGCGGATTTCGGCGTCGTTCCCGGTCGGCATGCATGTGATCGCGCCCGCCCTGCCGGCGTTCCGCAAGCTCTATCCCAAGGTGACGATCGATCTGCGGCTGAACGACCAGATCGCCGACATCATCGAGCAAGGCATCGACGTCGCGGTGCGCATCGGGGAACTCGCTGACTCGCGGCTGATGTCGCGCCGGCTTGCGCCGCACCGGCTCTGCGCCTTCGCATCGCCAGCCTATCTGGCGGCACGGGGCATCCCGATGCATCCGGACGAACTGGAGGGCCACGACACCGTCAATCTCCGGTACCAGAGCACGGGCCAGGCTTTTCGCTGGCCTTTTCGGATCGGGGAAAGAACGATCGAAATCGTGCCGCCGTCCGGCATCGTCGTCGATTCGAGCGATGCGCTGGTGGCGACGCTCGCGGCGGGGGGCGGGATCGGCATGGCCGCGACCTTCGCGGCGGCGCCCCTCGCAGCGCGCGGGGAACTGGTTCCGGTGCTGCCCGAATTCGCCGTCGAGCGGCACAACATAACCGCGCTCTGGCCGGAAAGCCGCCAAACCAACCCTGCCGTGCGCGCCTTCATCGACCGTTTGCAGGAGGTCTTCCGGGATCGGATGACGGCCGCGACCGGATCGCCGGCCTGA
- a CDS encoding alpha/beta fold hydrolase, whose protein sequence is MIKNFMHRRFDLGGAVIHAAVGGVGPPLLLLHGYPQTHVTWHRVAPILARRFTVVAPDLRGYGDSAPPLDGDYSKRAMAADQAGLMAELGFDRFGVTGHDRGGRVAYRLALDHPGRVSRLAVLDMVPTLDMWEMMDAGMAMAVYHWLFLAQPDGLPESLIGADPGGYLTRTVRSWCADPDAIDPAALAEYIRCFRRPEVVQAACGDYRAGAGVDRDHDAADRAAGRRIACPVLALWARGGTDGRPYDPLAVWRRWADDVSGREIACGHFLQEEAPDEVARALLGFFA, encoded by the coding sequence TTGATCAAAAATTTTATGCATCGGCGCTTCGACCTGGGCGGTGCCGTGATCCACGCGGCGGTCGGCGGCGTGGGGCCTCCGCTGCTGCTGCTCCACGGCTATCCCCAGACCCACGTGACCTGGCACCGCGTCGCACCGATCCTGGCCCGGCGCTTCACCGTCGTGGCGCCCGACCTGAGAGGATACGGCGACAGCGCGCCGCCTCTGGACGGCGATTATTCCAAGCGGGCCATGGCGGCCGACCAGGCCGGGCTGATGGCCGAACTGGGCTTCGACCGGTTCGGCGTCACCGGGCACGACCGGGGCGGCCGGGTCGCCTACCGGCTGGCGCTCGACCATCCCGGCCGCGTCAGCCGGCTGGCCGTGCTCGACATGGTGCCGACGCTGGACATGTGGGAGATGATGGATGCCGGGATGGCGATGGCCGTCTACCACTGGCTGTTCCTGGCACAACCCGATGGCCTGCCCGAGAGCCTGATCGGAGCCGATCCGGGAGGCTACCTGACCCGGACCGTGCGGAGCTGGTGCGCCGATCCGGACGCCATCGATCCGGCGGCCCTGGCCGAGTATATCAGGTGCTTCCGCCGGCCGGAGGTGGTCCAAGCCGCCTGCGGGGATTACCGCGCCGGTGCGGGCGTCGACCGGGACCATGACGCCGCCGACCGCGCCGCCGGGCGGCGGATCGCCTGCCCCGTGCTGGCGCTCTGGGCACGCGGCGGGACCGACGGCCGGCCATACGATCCCCTCGCGGTCTGGCGCCGCTGGGCCGACGACGTGTCGGGACGGGAGATCGCCTGCGGCCATTTCCTGCAGGAGGAGGCGCCGGACGAGGTCGCGCGTGCCCTGCTGGGGTTTTTCGCATAG
- a CDS encoding HNH endonuclease produces the protein MTEEKEAGGICPLCGRPLVPGPSVNLHHLVPRTYKGTETVVLHRICHAKIHAVLSEKELRDHYHTVDRLREHPEIARFIRWVCRKPPTFMAKHRAGRR, from the coding sequence GTGACGGAGGAAAAGGAGGCCGGGGGGATCTGCCCGCTCTGCGGCCGTCCGCTGGTGCCCGGACCCAGCGTGAACCTCCACCATCTGGTGCCGCGGACCTACAAGGGGACGGAGACGGTAGTCCTGCACAGGATCTGCCACGCCAAGATCCACGCGGTGCTGAGCGAAAAGGAGCTTCGCGACCACTACCACACGGTGGACCGGCTGCGGGAACATCCGGAGATCGCCCGCTTCATCCGCTGGGTCTGCCGCAAGCCGCCGACCTTCATGGCGAAACACCGGGCCGGGCGCCGCTGA
- a CDS encoding acyl-CoA thioesterase: protein MTAAIETREDYRHFLAIPTRWLDNDIYGHVNNVIYYSYFDTVINGYLIREGGFDIHAAPVIGVAVETMCKFRKSLVFPQIVDAGLRVGKLGNSSVRYEVGLFAEGDVELAASGHFVHVFVERSTMRPVPIPDALRACMERLLVA from the coding sequence GTGACTGCTGCGATCGAAACCCGGGAGGACTACCGGCATTTCCTGGCCATCCCGACGCGCTGGCTGGACAACGACATCTACGGCCACGTCAACAACGTGATCTATTACTCGTATTTCGACACGGTCATAAACGGATACCTGATCCGGGAAGGCGGGTTCGATATCCATGCCGCGCCGGTGATCGGCGTGGCGGTCGAGACCATGTGCAAGTTCAGGAAGTCGCTGGTGTTCCCGCAGATCGTGGACGCCGGCCTGAGGGTGGGCAAGCTGGGCAACTCCAGCGTGCGCTACGAGGTCGGCCTGTTCGCCGAGGGGGACGTGGAATTGGCGGCGTCGGGCCACTTCGTCCATGTCTTCGTGGAGCGGTCCACCATGCGCCCGGTGCCGATCCCCGACGCCCTGCGGGCCTGCATGGAGCGGTTGCTGGTGGCGTGA
- a CDS encoding 3-hydroxybutyrate dehydrogenase: MLKGKTAVVTGSTSGIGLGIAEALAAKGADVMLNGFGDADAIDALKRGIADRFGVRVGYDGADMSKPDQIKGLIDHATAELGKVDILVNNAGIQFTSPVEEFPAERWEAVIAINLSAVFYGAHYALPQMKQRGWGRIINIASAHGLVASVNKSAYVAAKHGVIGLSKVIALENAETGVTSNSICPGWVLTPLVQKQIDALAERKGLSGEDAARELLGEKQPSKRFVTPEQLGELAVFLCSEAAGNMTGTALPMDGGWTAQ, encoded by the coding sequence ATGCTTAAAGGCAAGACCGCCGTCGTCACCGGCTCCACCAGCGGCATCGGCCTCGGCATCGCCGAGGCCCTGGCGGCCAAGGGAGCCGACGTGATGCTGAACGGCTTCGGCGATGCCGATGCCATCGACGCCCTGAAGAGGGGCATCGCCGACCGTTTCGGCGTCAGGGTCGGCTATGACGGTGCCGACATGAGCAAGCCCGACCAGATCAAGGGGCTGATCGATCATGCCACCGCAGAGCTCGGCAAGGTCGACATCCTGGTCAACAATGCCGGTATCCAGTTCACCTCCCCGGTCGAGGAATTCCCGGCCGAGCGCTGGGAAGCCGTCATCGCGATCAACCTGTCCGCGGTCTTCTACGGCGCCCATTACGCCCTGCCGCAGATGAAGCAGCGCGGGTGGGGCCGCATCATCAACATCGCATCGGCTCACGGTCTCGTCGCCAGCGTCAACAAGTCGGCCTATGTCGCCGCCAAGCATGGAGTCATCGGCCTCAGCAAGGTGATCGCCCTGGAGAACGCTGAAACCGGCGTCACTTCCAACTCGATCTGTCCGGGCTGGGTGCTGACGCCGCTCGTCCAGAAGCAGATCGACGCGCTGGCCGAACGCAAGGGCCTGAGCGGCGAGGACGCGGCGCGCGAACTGCTGGGAGAGAAGCAGCCATCGAAGCGGTTCGTGACCCCGGAGCAACTGGGGGAACTCGCGGTGTTCCTGTGTTCCGAGGCCGCCGGAAACATGACGGGCACCGCCCTGCCGATGGATGGCGGATGGACGGCCCAGTAG
- a CDS encoding NADP-dependent oxidoreductase — translation MSHTMKAVRFHGFGGPEVLRYETATRPEPGAGEVLVRVRAVGLNPPDWYLREGYRMLPPEWRPPVRFPAVPGTDISGVVEAVAEDIDRFSVGDEVYSMVRFPSGLAGDSRAYAEYVSVPASELAPKPAGIDHVRAAGAPMSLLTAWQFMIEPGHDEPNPLQPNRHAPVPIEGRKVLVNGAAGGVGHFAVQLAKWRGAHVIAVASGKHETLLRELGADEFIDYTGTAPENVARDVDLVIDTVGGPNAGRFLRTLKRGGALFPIFPLGFSGADEAGKLGVTISTTQVRSSGAQLEEVGRLLDDGTVRVVIDSTYPLSQARLSHERAAKGHIQGKIVLTVE, via the coding sequence GTGAGCCATACGATGAAGGCGGTCCGATTTCATGGGTTCGGCGGTCCCGAGGTGTTGCGGTACGAGACCGCGACGCGGCCCGAGCCTGGGGCGGGCGAGGTACTCGTCCGCGTCCGCGCGGTCGGTCTCAATCCCCCCGACTGGTACCTGCGGGAGGGTTACAGGATGCTCCCTCCCGAATGGCGGCCGCCGGTGCGTTTCCCCGCCGTCCCGGGGACCGACATCTCGGGCGTGGTCGAGGCCGTCGCCGAGGACATCGATCGCTTCTCGGTCGGGGACGAGGTCTATTCGATGGTGCGTTTTCCCAGCGGCCTTGCGGGGGACAGCAGGGCCTATGCCGAGTATGTGAGCGTGCCGGCCTCGGAACTTGCGCCCAAGCCGGCGGGGATCGACCACGTGCGGGCCGCCGGCGCCCCCATGTCGTTGCTCACGGCATGGCAGTTCATGATCGAGCCGGGGCACGACGAGCCGAACCCGCTTCAGCCGAACCGACATGCGCCGGTGCCGATCGAGGGCAGGAAGGTTCTTGTGAACGGGGCCGCGGGCGGCGTGGGACACTTCGCGGTGCAACTGGCCAAGTGGAGGGGCGCGCACGTCATCGCCGTAGCCTCGGGCAAGCATGAGACACTTCTACGTGAACTGGGTGCCGACGAATTCATCGACTACACCGGGACCGCCCCGGAGAACGTGGCCCGCGACGTCGACCTCGTCATCGACACGGTAGGCGGGCCGAACGCCGGCCGCTTCCTTCGCACCCTGAAGCGGGGCGGCGCGTTGTTCCCGATCTTCCCCCTGGGCTTCTCCGGAGCCGACGAGGCCGGGAAGCTGGGCGTGACGATCTCGACCACCCAGGTGCGCTCAAGCGGCGCCCAGTTGGAGGAAGTCGGGCGATTGCTCGATGATGGTACCGTCCGGGTCGTGATCGACAGCACCTATCCGCTCTCGCAGGCGCGCCTGTCCCACGAGCGGGCAGCGAAGGGGCACATCCAGGGGAAGATCGTCCTGACCGTCGAATGA
- a CDS encoding DUF1465 family protein → MSGPTAFFNRTYDETMALLIEARNYIAYNEAADQRGLPPQVRLQVSYESLRVTSRLTQVMAWLLAQKAVHAGELTAQQVATEEYALAGGDVCTDPSGPDNQELPAGLRSLLERSYKLYMRVARLDEQVRRSVA, encoded by the coding sequence GTGAGCGGCCCGACAGCCTTCTTCAATCGTACCTACGACGAGACGATGGCGCTGCTCATCGAGGCGAGGAACTACATCGCCTATAACGAGGCGGCGGACCAGCGGGGGCTGCCGCCCCAGGTCCGGTTGCAGGTGAGCTACGAGTCCCTGCGCGTGACCAGCCGCCTGACCCAGGTGATGGCCTGGCTGCTGGCGCAGAAGGCGGTGCATGCCGGCGAACTGACGGCGCAGCAGGTCGCGACCGAGGAATACGCCCTGGCGGGAGGCGACGTCTGCACCGATCCGTCCGGCCCCGACAACCAGGAGCTTCCGGCCGGCCTGCGCAGCCTGCTGGAGCGGAGCTACAAGCTTTACATGCGGGTCGCCCGTTTGGACGAGCAGGTCAGGCGCAGCGTCGCCTGA